Proteins co-encoded in one Sporosarcina sp. FSL K6-1522 genomic window:
- the sufD gene encoding Fe-S cluster assembly protein SufD has product MTVETKLALTEQDVRAYSAKVNEADWMADFRVDALAKVEQLPMPKPDKTKIDNWNFTEFPVHAVESATYASLDELPAEALALVDAEQQKNIYVQHNNTPAYLSLSDELTAQGVIMTDIFTASREHSELVKKYFMTDGVKVNEHKLTALHAALMNGGVFVYVPKNVVVEDPLQVLFLHDDAQASLFNHVIVVAEKNSSVTYVENYLSTVTEAKGLANIITEVFTGDNAKITYGAVDVLAEGFTTYVNRRGVTGRDSRIEWALGLMNDSDTISENITHLVGDNSSCDMKSVVVGRGKQRQNFTSEIVHWGLDTDGFILKHGVMKESASSIFNGIGRIAKGATRSNAVQESRVLMLSEKARGDANPILLIDEDDVTAGHAASVGRVDPLQLYYLMSRGISQHEAERLVIHGFLAPVVSKLPIEGVKKQLTEVIEGKVR; this is encoded by the coding sequence ATGACGGTTGAAACGAAATTGGCATTGACCGAACAGGACGTCCGCGCCTATTCCGCTAAAGTGAATGAAGCCGATTGGATGGCAGATTTCCGTGTGGATGCATTAGCGAAAGTGGAACAACTTCCGATGCCAAAGCCAGATAAAACAAAGATCGATAACTGGAATTTCACTGAGTTCCCAGTTCATGCAGTAGAATCTGCAACGTATGCTTCATTGGACGAGCTACCTGCAGAAGCACTCGCACTTGTGGATGCGGAGCAACAAAAAAATATATATGTTCAGCATAATAATACACCTGCATACTTGTCGTTATCCGATGAGTTAACAGCACAAGGTGTCATTATGACGGATATCTTCACAGCGTCACGCGAGCACAGCGAGCTTGTGAAAAAGTATTTCATGACAGACGGCGTAAAAGTGAACGAGCATAAGTTGACTGCACTTCATGCAGCACTTATGAACGGTGGCGTTTTCGTCTATGTTCCGAAAAACGTTGTTGTGGAAGACCCACTACAAGTATTGTTCTTACATGACGATGCGCAAGCCTCTCTCTTCAATCACGTGATTGTTGTGGCGGAGAAAAATAGTTCAGTAACTTATGTTGAGAACTATTTGTCGACGGTAACTGAGGCAAAAGGTTTGGCAAATATCATTACTGAAGTCTTCACAGGCGATAACGCAAAAATCACTTACGGTGCAGTAGATGTACTTGCAGAAGGTTTCACAACGTATGTGAACCGTCGTGGTGTAACGGGTCGCGATAGCCGTATTGAGTGGGCGCTTGGGCTGATGAATGACAGTGATACAATCTCTGAAAATATCACACATCTTGTGGGCGACAACTCTTCTTGTGATATGAAATCAGTTGTAGTTGGACGTGGTAAACAACGCCAAAACTTCACATCTGAAATCGTACACTGGGGACTTGACACAGATGGCTTTATCTTGAAACATGGTGTAATGAAAGAGTCTGCATCGTCGATTTTCAATGGTATCGGAAGAATTGCAAAAGGCGCAACGCGTTCAAATGCAGTTCAAGAGTCACGTGTGTTGATGTTAAGTGAAAAGGCACGTGGAGACGCGAACCCAATTCTTTTGATTGATGAAGATGATGTAACTGCAGGACACGCAGCATCTGTTGGGCGTGTAGATCCATTGCAATTGTATTACTTAATGAGCCGAGGAATTTCACAACATGAAGCAGAACGTCTCGTCATCCATGGTTTCCTTGCGCCAGTCGTCAGCAAACTGCCGATTGAAGGCGTTAAGAAACAATTGACGGAGGTTATTGAAGGGAAAGTGCGCTAA
- a CDS encoding cysteine desulfurase, with product MLNKDIRNHFPILDQEINGHPLVYLDSAATSQKPRQVIEAISNYYNLDNSNVHRGVHTLGNRATEGYEGAREKVRKFINAKSTEEVIFVRGTTTALNTIAQSYGRANVGEGDEIVITYMEHHSNIIPWQQLAKEKGAVLKYVDLEEDGTLSLEKVRAVITDRTKIVSIMYVSNVLGTMNPIKEITEIAHAHGAVMVVDGAQAAPHLKIDVQQLDCDFFAFSGHKMCGPTGIGVLYGKKDLLNNMEPIEFGGEMIDFVGLYESTWKELPWKFEGGTPIIAGAIGLGAAIDFLEEIGLDNIERHEHELAGYAMERMAELDGLDIYGPLDPAKRAGLVTFNLKEVHPHDVATVLDMNGIAVRAGHHCAQPLMKWLDVSATARASFYLYNTEDDVDRFVNGLRIAKEYFTDVY from the coding sequence ATGCTGAATAAAGACATCCGCAACCATTTTCCGATTCTAGACCAGGAAATTAACGGGCATCCACTCGTTTATTTAGATAGTGCCGCGACTTCTCAAAAGCCGCGGCAAGTAATAGAAGCGATTAGTAACTATTACAACCTCGATAATTCGAATGTTCACCGCGGTGTGCATACACTCGGCAACCGAGCGACGGAAGGTTATGAAGGTGCGCGCGAAAAGGTGCGTAAATTCATCAATGCGAAGTCAACGGAAGAAGTGATCTTTGTACGTGGGACAACAACAGCACTGAACACGATCGCACAAAGTTATGGGCGAGCGAATGTTGGTGAAGGTGATGAAATTGTCATTACGTACATGGAACACCATTCGAATATCATTCCATGGCAACAGCTGGCGAAAGAAAAAGGAGCAGTGTTGAAATACGTCGACCTTGAGGAAGACGGAACATTGTCGCTTGAAAAAGTTCGTGCAGTCATTACAGATCGAACAAAAATCGTGTCGATTATGTACGTCTCGAACGTACTCGGTACGATGAACCCGATTAAAGAAATCACGGAAATTGCGCATGCACACGGCGCTGTGATGGTTGTAGACGGTGCACAAGCTGCGCCACATTTGAAAATAGATGTTCAGCAGCTTGACTGTGATTTCTTTGCTTTCTCAGGCCACAAAATGTGTGGACCAACAGGCATCGGTGTGTTATACGGCAAGAAAGATTTGCTTAATAACATGGAGCCTATCGAATTCGGTGGAGAGATGATTGATTTCGTTGGCTTGTATGAATCGACGTGGAAAGAGCTTCCTTGGAAATTTGAAGGAGGTACACCAATCATTGCGGGAGCAATTGGTCTAGGTGCTGCGATAGATTTTCTTGAGGAAATCGGTTTAGATAACATTGAACGGCATGAGCATGAACTAGCCGGCTATGCCATGGAACGTATGGCGGAACTGGATGGGCTAGATATTTACGGTCCACTAGATCCTGCAAAACGTGCGGGACTGGTCACTTTCAATTTGAAAGAGGTTCATCCGCATGACGTCGCAACAGTGCTCGACATGAACGGCATTGCCGTTAGAGCGGGACACCACTGTGCGCAGCCGCTCATGAAGTGGTTGGATGTATCAGCCACTGCACGCGCCAGCTTCTATCTTTACAATACAGAAGACGACGTGGATCGCTTCGTGAACGGACTCCGCATTGCAAAGGAGTATTTCACAGATGTCTACTAA
- the sufU gene encoding Fe-S cluster assembly sulfur transfer protein SufU → MSTNKLDQLYRSVIMDHYKNPRNKGVIEESNVTIDMNNPTCGDVIHLTLQMDGDVVRHAKFEGEGCSISMASASMMTQIVQGKSAEEAVKLAHVFSDMMLGKEVDESIDLGDIEALSGVAKFPARIKCATLAWKAMEKGVGQDSE, encoded by the coding sequence ATGTCTACTAATAAGTTAGATCAGTTATATCGTTCGGTCATTATGGATCATTATAAAAACCCAAGAAATAAGGGTGTCATCGAAGAAAGTAACGTGACGATTGACATGAACAATCCAACATGTGGAGATGTCATTCATTTGACACTCCAAATGGATGGCGATGTCGTTCGACATGCGAAATTTGAAGGTGAAGGCTGCTCGATTTCCATGGCATCTGCTTCAATGATGACGCAAATTGTTCAAGGGAAAAGTGCAGAAGAAGCCGTAAAATTAGCACATGTTTTTTCGGACATGATGCTTGGCAAAGAAGTTGACGAAAGCATCGACCTCGGGGATATTGAAGCACTTTCGGGTGTTGCCAAATTCCCTGCGCGCATCAAGTGTGCGACACTTGCGTGGAAGGCGATGGAAAAGGGAGTCGGACAGGACTCCGAATAA